From Girardinichthys multiradiatus isolate DD_20200921_A chromosome 19, DD_fGirMul_XY1, whole genome shotgun sequence:
CCTAATGGCTAATGATGAATCCACCACCACGAACAACAGTTTTGACACAGAGAaactgtgggaggtttcaagaaGTTTCCACTTCTTCTTACTCCATTTCAGAAACATCATTGGGTTGTGATTCTGTAACTGGTGTACAATCTGgtaatttatttgttattttctaTTATATTTTTGCGTCCTTTACTCTTTTATTCTCCAACCACTTTTCAAATAAACTACTTAAGTAAACTATACCAACATAAACAACTCGTAGCTTTACTaatcacagttttaaaatattagtttaataAGAGTAAGGGGTGGTGCTCTCTTAGTTTTCGCTGTCCATATTATTAGGAACACATATGTTTACAAACAAccaattttgtctttgttgtaaaggaaaaatataagagcTGTCTTTCAGCTAGCTAGGTGTCCGTGTGCAACAAGTGGGGGAGGGGCGTTTCTCCACGCTTCAAATAGCCTCAGATCACTCCAGAACTTTCCATGGCATCTCTTTAAAGTAGCTGCATAGCGTAGGAATCATATGACGTTTAGTTTTGAAACTTTGGTTCGACATTGGGAATGGCTCATAGCTAGTCTAAACATTTACATATGTTAAGATTTTACCTGAATCTTGCATTTGGTCTCCACCACTTGCAGTTTAGTCTGGGCCAGCTCCTTTTCCAGTTCTGTGATCTGGGCCTTTAGTGACTCCTTCTCCTGGTTCTCCCTAATGCGGTCTACCCGTGGGGGTCTTTCATTGAACCCCTGCCTGCCTTGTTCAGTCACCTCTAGGCCCTCCATAGACATTGCTGTTTCAGAGCTATGGCCTGCCGTGATTGATTCTGAAATGTGTCGACATTGGGAACAAGCCTCTATTGTGCTCTAGAAGATGACAAGggaacagaagaagaagaagcaggaaAAAGAGAATGTacactaaaattaaaatgtatgagTGCAATGAATAAGAAGCAGCCGTCTGCAGCAAGAGTGCTACACTCACCTTGAGTGCCTCCAACTCCTCTCTGTGGGCGGCCTCCTGCCTCTCCAGACGCAACGTCAGCTGAGAGCAGATCTGATAGACAAAGCATCTTGTTTAAACTTCTTCAAATAAAACCTGCTCCAATCACACCTACGTTCACATCTATCTATAGCAATACATTGTGATTGCACAATAGTGTCATCAATtcttgcatgctcagtatgagggattgctgcaaagtcaacgccagtgactgtccactgtctctacatgctcatccaggaggagggaatgctgcaagtcactgactggatgcaatctgctgggattccttagacagaaaaactatttattcaatttgaataaataactacctctgactgcactgtttaatggttagaattaattggaatgtatgtacctgactgttatgaagtgccttgagacaacatgtgttctgaattggcgctatataaataaactgaattgaattgaattctcaGTACCTGTTTATAGTCTAAGATGACACcagaatattttttaatctcCTGCTCAGCCCTCTCCAGCTCTCTCTGAAACACTTCCTTCTGCTAGAAAAagatctgtttttaaattttttttccttataaCAGACATAATAATTTaagacactttaaaaaaaaatgtattattaccatggcagcttcttcctctttgcttcttttctcttcttctgtGGCCTGCAGTTGATGATGGGCCTGAAGAAGGTCTTTGGTTAGCTCTTCCACTCTGTCCTCTGCCTgcaaaaatgtagaaatataCTTACGTCCTCACCGTTATCAAAAACGTTATTATATTTGCTATGCCTGTATAGGGCCCTGTGAAAATACCCTcttaaccttttcacattttgtcatgcaccaacttcaatgtatttcactgggattttatgtgataaaccaacagcaGCAAAGTGGCCTAGAGCTACAAAGATCCAaatctcaggtgggagaatctgttgaaagaACTATGAGTTGGGCATAAATCTATGTCTTATAGAGA
This genomic window contains:
- the LOC124855635 gene encoding rab GTPase-activating protein 1-like isoform X4, producing the protein MDDDPLDEYLKENRRLQQASLRLEQENDSLAHRLITSKVALRNALDKAEDRVEELTKDLLQAHHQLQATEEEKRSKEEEAAMQKEVFQRELERAEQEIKKYSGVILDYKQICSQLTLRLERQEAAHREELEALKSTIEACSQCRHISESITAGHSSETAMSMEGLEVTEQGRQGFNERPPRVDRIRENQEKESLKAQITELEKELAQTKLQVVETKCKIQELEHQNGVLANDLQETKNNWISKALTSLRTTTGGHHSIGMHREGPATLNWNLHTSSLSGWTPKKLSWPHKEHSKNV